A genomic segment from Gaiellales bacterium encodes:
- a CDS encoding 50S ribosomal protein L11 methyltransferase: protein MRRYRLRVPAAEAEPALVRMLDLFPDGVEEERDGDDVVLAGYADEAPADGLEADEVEPGWEDRWREYHRPVTVGRIWVGPPWSPQPADGAWPLPIVIDPGRAFGTGGHGSTRAALELLQRLDPCPALDLGCGSGVLAIAAARLGFGPLACFDRDPLAVGATAENAERNGVALAVSQADVLVDPLPPAPLWIANLELGLLRKLLERPDLPPRILVSGLLDPETVGGAGRVVADGWAAELVEP, encoded by the coding sequence GTGAGGCGCTACCGCCTGCGGGTGCCGGCCGCCGAGGCCGAGCCCGCCCTCGTGCGGATGCTCGATCTCTTCCCGGACGGGGTCGAGGAGGAGCGCGACGGCGACGACGTCGTCCTGGCCGGGTACGCGGACGAGGCCCCGGCGGACGGGCTCGAGGCGGACGAGGTGGAGCCGGGCTGGGAGGACCGCTGGCGCGAGTACCACCGCCCGGTCACCGTGGGTCGCATCTGGGTCGGCCCGCCCTGGTCGCCGCAGCCGGCAGACGGGGCCTGGCCCTTGCCGATCGTCATCGACCCGGGGCGGGCCTTCGGGACCGGGGGGCACGGCTCGACCCGGGCGGCGCTCGAGCTCCTGCAGCGGCTCGACCCTTGCCCGGCGCTCGACCTCGGCTGCGGCTCGGGCGTGCTCGCCATCGCGGCCGCCAGGCTGGGCTTCGGACCGCTTGCGTGCTTCGACCGCGACCCGCTGGCCGTCGGCGCGACCGCAGAGAATGCCGAGCGAAACGGCGTCGCCCTCGCGGTATCCCAGGCCGACGTCCTGGTCGACCCGCTGCCGCCGGCGCCGCTGTGGATCGCGAACCTCGAGCTCGGCCTCTTGCGCAAGCTGCTCGAGCGGCCCGACCTGCCGCCCCGGATCCTGGTCTCCGGCCTCCTCGATCCCGAGACGGTCGGCGGCGCCGGGCGCGTCGTCGCCGACGGCTGGGCCGCGGAGCTCGTGGAGCCGTGA
- the dnaJ gene encoding molecular chaperone DnaJ yields the protein MATKRDYYDVLGVDRDASEADVKKAFRRLAREFHPDVNPGDTDAAERFREASEAYEALSNPETRARYDRFGHAGVAGTQFHPEQFMDFSNLSDLLGAFFGDDLFGGARRPARGGDAAAAVNLTLVEAAFGVTREVDVDIISPCDRCEGSGAEPGTMPQTCPSCGGSGHVQHVSNTAFGQFVQTAPCAACRGRGVKIDTPCTACRGRGRRRAHESVEVQIPAGIMSGQRLRMPGRGHTGESGAARGDLYVNVTVVADERFEREGNDIVSVLDVPFTRAAMGTSTTIETLDGRHELEIRPGTQPGEVLVLRGKGIPVLGGRGRGDHRVVVNVLVPRKLSDEQRALLDRFEGTVDDATYAADDGFFQRLRTAFR from the coding sequence GTGGCCACGAAGCGGGACTACTACGACGTGCTCGGAGTGGACCGCGACGCGTCCGAGGCCGACGTCAAGAAGGCCTTTCGCCGGCTCGCGCGGGAGTTCCATCCCGACGTGAACCCCGGCGACACGGACGCCGCCGAGCGATTCCGCGAGGCGTCCGAGGCCTACGAGGCGCTGAGCAATCCCGAGACGCGCGCCCGCTATGACCGCTTCGGTCACGCGGGCGTCGCGGGGACGCAGTTCCACCCCGAGCAGTTCATGGACTTCTCCAACCTGTCCGATCTGCTCGGGGCGTTCTTCGGCGACGACCTCTTCGGAGGGGCGCGCCGGCCGGCCCGCGGCGGCGACGCGGCCGCGGCCGTCAACCTGACCCTGGTCGAGGCCGCTTTCGGCGTCACCCGCGAGGTCGACGTCGACATCATCTCGCCCTGCGACCGCTGCGAGGGCAGCGGGGCGGAGCCGGGGACGATGCCCCAGACCTGCCCCAGCTGCGGGGGCAGCGGCCACGTCCAGCACGTGTCGAACACCGCCTTCGGTCAGTTCGTGCAGACCGCGCCCTGCGCCGCCTGCCGCGGCCGGGGGGTGAAGATCGACACGCCCTGCACCGCCTGCCGCGGCCGCGGACGGCGCCGGGCGCACGAGTCGGTCGAGGTGCAGATCCCGGCCGGCATCATGTCCGGCCAGCGCCTGCGCATGCCCGGCCGCGGCCACACCGGAGAGAGCGGCGCCGCCCGCGGCGACCTCTACGTCAACGTCACGGTCGTGGCGGACGAGCGCTTCGAGCGCGAGGGCAACGACATCGTCTCGGTGCTCGACGTGCCGTTCACGCGCGCGGCGATGGGGACGTCGACCACGATCGAGACGCTGGACGGCCGCCACGAGCTCGAGATCCGGCCCGGCACCCAGCCCGGCGAGGTGCTCGTGCTGCGGGGGAAGGGCATCCCCGTCCTCGGCGGCCGCGGCCGCGGCGACCACCGCGTGGTCGTGAACGTGCTCGTGCCGCGCAAGCTCTCCGACGAGCAGCGGGCGCTGCTCGACCGGTTCGAGGGGACGGTCGACGACGCCACGTACGCGGCCGACGACGGCTTCTTCCAGAGGCTGCGGACCGCGTTTCGGTGA
- a CDS encoding tetratricopeptide repeat protein has protein sequence MGRGTTAATTHRSLTRGAAPASGIGSRVRELRVAAGMTQADLAGERFSKEYVSQVELGKSPLSEAGIRWFCEQLGVDRSELEGDHGPAALAAAEAAIVRAEAAIEAHRHSEAVAALDAVGGAVSRADDPKLGLRFWLAQGWAVHHLGDLERAAAMLDRARGLAESGDDLDRALSLYRLGVVRFKMGSHATAVAALDEALRCATAAERPSDALRARILNTRAKIRRRQKDFTAAAEDVTAALELAHGLGDDRVLAETYLDASLVAERRNEYGRAREYAERSKALFERVADHEYVGKLLNNLGQLRAITGRPDEAVPLLREAFRIAVEQDNRVDAAFAASSLASARLHSGDPEGAVESANRAIELLGSREEYRQELGNARLVMGRAHLACGRVDEAERSFTAAADCFTAVESISHMAGAWVAIGDVAAERGDSARAADLYRRAAEALQDVRW, from the coding sequence ATGGGGAGGGGGACCACAGCCGCCACCACGCATCGCTCGCTCACGAGGGGCGCCGCTCCGGCATCCGGAATCGGCAGCCGCGTGCGCGAGCTGCGGGTGGCGGCGGGTATGACCCAGGCCGACCTTGCCGGCGAGCGCTTCAGCAAGGAGTACGTGAGCCAGGTCGAGCTCGGCAAGTCGCCGCTCTCCGAGGCGGGGATCCGCTGGTTCTGCGAGCAGCTCGGCGTCGACCGCTCCGAGCTCGAGGGCGACCACGGCCCGGCCGCGCTGGCCGCTGCCGAGGCGGCGATCGTCCGCGCCGAGGCGGCGATCGAGGCTCACAGGCACTCAGAGGCGGTCGCCGCGCTCGACGCCGTCGGGGGGGCGGTGTCGCGCGCGGACGACCCGAAGCTCGGCCTGCGCTTCTGGCTCGCCCAGGGCTGGGCCGTCCACCACCTCGGCGATCTCGAGCGCGCCGCCGCGATGCTCGATCGCGCGCGCGGCCTGGCCGAGTCCGGCGACGACCTCGACCGCGCCCTGTCGCTCTACCGCCTCGGTGTCGTCCGCTTCAAGATGGGCAGCCACGCGACCGCGGTCGCCGCGCTCGACGAGGCGCTGCGCTGCGCCACCGCCGCCGAGCGGCCGTCGGACGCGCTGCGCGCCCGCATCCTGAACACGCGCGCGAAGATCCGCCGCCGCCAGAAGGACTTCACCGCCGCGGCCGAGGACGTCACCGCGGCCCTCGAGCTCGCCCACGGCCTGGGCGACGACCGCGTGCTCGCCGAGACCTACCTCGACGCTTCGCTGGTGGCCGAGCGGCGCAACGAGTACGGCCGCGCCCGCGAGTACGCCGAGCGGTCGAAGGCCCTCTTCGAGCGCGTCGCCGACCACGAGTACGTCGGCAAGCTCCTGAACAACCTCGGCCAGCTGCGCGCGATCACCGGGCGGCCGGACGAGGCGGTGCCGCTGCTGCGGGAGGCGTTCCGGATCGCGGTCGAGCAGGACAACCGGGTCGACGCGGCCTTCGCGGCGTCGTCGCTCGCGTCCGCACGGCTGCACAGCGGCGATCCCGAGGGTGCGGTGGAGAGCGCAAATCGCGCGATCGAGCTATTGGGGTCTCGCGAGGAATACCGACAAGAATTGGGGAACGCCCGGCTGGTCATGGGGCGCGCGCACCTCGCGTGCGGGCGCGTCGACGAGGCGGAGCGCTCCTTCACGGCCGCGGCGGACTGTTTCACCGCGGTGGAATCGATCAGCCACATGGCCGGCGCGTGGGTTGCGATCGGAGATGTGGCAGCAGAGCGAGGCGACTCGGCACGGGCCGCCGACCTCTACCGGCGGGCGGCGGAAGCGCTGCAAGACGTCCGCTGGTGA
- a CDS encoding putative quinol monooxygenase, with product MAEPLYGMHGRIVAQPGHGDELAAILREAAAGLEANPACLLYVVSRAAGDPDSVWVTEAWTDRAAHAASLEDPAARELIARARPIIAAFADRAEFRPEGGKGLPQSS from the coding sequence ATGGCGGAGCCCCTGTACGGCATGCACGGGCGGATCGTCGCCCAACCCGGCCACGGCGACGAGCTCGCGGCCATCCTGCGCGAGGCGGCCGCCGGCCTCGAGGCCAACCCGGCCTGCCTGCTCTACGTCGTCAGCCGCGCGGCCGGCGATCCCGACAGCGTCTGGGTGACCGAGGCCTGGACCGACCGGGCCGCCCACGCCGCGTCGCTCGAGGATCCCGCCGCGCGCGAGCTGATCGCGCGGGCGCGGCCGATCATCGCGGCGTTCGCCGACCGGGCCGAGTTCCGGCCGGAGGGCGGGAAGGGCCTGCCTCAGTCCTCGTAG